A region of Cataglyphis hispanica isolate Lineage 1 chromosome 6, ULB_Chis1_1.0, whole genome shotgun sequence DNA encodes the following proteins:
- the LOC126850643 gene encoding fumarylacetoacetate hydrolase domain-containing protein 2-like isoform X1 produces the protein MWFIQFTSKNGGPQQLGVQLKQGGDIVILSTADSQIPNMMTKFLEGGEDLFKKAKKIVAEKRNIIAEDDVNFLAPITCMDKVFCIGLNYAEYCLQQGKSVPESPIVFSKFPSTTIGPYDNIQIPQISDKVDWEAELTIVIGKKCKNLSNNAEDCIFGYTAAQDISARDWQRRNGGQFLLGKAMDTFCPLGPVIVTKEAISDIDDLSIRTWVNGVIKQDGNTSELIFKPPQLVAYISQFMTLLPGDIILTGTPAGVGFTRKPPEFLQRGDVLETEIEDVGRLKNNVV, from the exons atgtg GTTCATTCAATTCACAAGCAAGAATGGGGGCCCTCAACAGCTCGGGGTTCAGCTAAAACAGGGAGGCGACATCGTCATCTTGTCGACGGCCGATTCACAGATCCCGAATATGATGACAAAGTTTCTCGAGGGTGGTGAAGACCTTTTCAAAAAGGCTAAAAA AATAGTCGCCGAGAAACGGAACATTATAGCTGAGGACGACGTCAACTTTCTGGCGCCAATTACATGTATGGACAAAGTCTTCTGCATCGGTCTCAACTATGCTGAATATTGCCTGCAGCAAGGTAAATCGGTTCCGGAGAGTCCGATAGTCTTTAGCAAATTTCCCAGCACTACCATCGGACCATATGATAATATCCAGATACCACAGATCTCGGAC aaagtcGACTGGGAGGCTGAGCTGACGATAGTGATCggcaaaaaatgcaaaaaccTCAGCAATAACGCCGAGGATTGTATATTCGGTTATACAGCGGCCCAGGATATATCGGCACGCGATTGGCAAAGGCGTAATGGCGGTCAATTTCTGCTCGGCAAAGCGATGGACACATTCTGTCCGCTTGGCCCGGTAATTGTCACTAAAGAAGCGATAAGCGATATCGATGATCTGTCCATTAGGACCTGGGTGAATGGGGTAATAAAGCAAGATGGCAATACCAGCGAACTTATCTTCAAACCCCCCCAATTAGTCGCTTACATTTCGCA atttatgaCACTGCTACCAGGCGACATTATTCTTACCGGTACACCTGCTGGTGTGGGATTCACGCGCAAACCACCAGAATTTCTACAA CGTGGCGATGTATTGGAAACTGAGATCGAGGATGTGGGACGTCTGAAAAACAATGTCGTCTGA
- the LOC126850643 gene encoding fumarylacetoacetate hydrolase domain-containing protein 2-like isoform X3, protein MFIQFTSKNGGPQQLGVQLKQGGDIVILSTADSQIPNMMTKFLEGGEDLFKKAKKIVAEKRNIIAEDDVNFLAPITCMDKVFCIGLNYAEYCLQQGKSVPESPIVFSKFPSTTIGPYDNIQIPQISDKVDWEAELTIVIGKKCKNLSNNAEDCIFGYTAAQDISARDWQRRNGGQFLLGKAMDTFCPLGPVIVTKEAISDIDDLSIRTWVNGVIKQDGNTSELIFKPPQLVAYISQFMTLLPGDIILTGTPAGVGFTRKPPEFLQRGDVLETEIEDVGRLKNNVV, encoded by the exons AT GTTCATTCAATTCACAAGCAAGAATGGGGGCCCTCAACAGCTCGGGGTTCAGCTAAAACAGGGAGGCGACATCGTCATCTTGTCGACGGCCGATTCACAGATCCCGAATATGATGACAAAGTTTCTCGAGGGTGGTGAAGACCTTTTCAAAAAGGCTAAAAA AATAGTCGCCGAGAAACGGAACATTATAGCTGAGGACGACGTCAACTTTCTGGCGCCAATTACATGTATGGACAAAGTCTTCTGCATCGGTCTCAACTATGCTGAATATTGCCTGCAGCAAGGTAAATCGGTTCCGGAGAGTCCGATAGTCTTTAGCAAATTTCCCAGCACTACCATCGGACCATATGATAATATCCAGATACCACAGATCTCGGAC aaagtcGACTGGGAGGCTGAGCTGACGATAGTGATCggcaaaaaatgcaaaaaccTCAGCAATAACGCCGAGGATTGTATATTCGGTTATACAGCGGCCCAGGATATATCGGCACGCGATTGGCAAAGGCGTAATGGCGGTCAATTTCTGCTCGGCAAAGCGATGGACACATTCTGTCCGCTTGGCCCGGTAATTGTCACTAAAGAAGCGATAAGCGATATCGATGATCTGTCCATTAGGACCTGGGTGAATGGGGTAATAAAGCAAGATGGCAATACCAGCGAACTTATCTTCAAACCCCCCCAATTAGTCGCTTACATTTCGCA atttatgaCACTGCTACCAGGCGACATTATTCTTACCGGTACACCTGCTGGTGTGGGATTCACGCGCAAACCACCAGAATTTCTACAA CGTGGCGATGTATTGGAAACTGAGATCGAGGATGTGGGACGTCTGAAAAACAATGTCGTCTGA
- the LOC126850643 gene encoding fumarylacetoacetate hydrolase domain-containing protein 2-like isoform X2 has protein sequence MRFIQFTSKNGGPQQLGVQLKQGGDIVILSTADSQIPNMMTKFLEGGEDLFKKAKKIVAEKRNIIAEDDVNFLAPITCMDKVFCIGLNYAEYCLQQGKSVPESPIVFSKFPSTTIGPYDNIQIPQISDKVDWEAELTIVIGKKCKNLSNNAEDCIFGYTAAQDISARDWQRRNGGQFLLGKAMDTFCPLGPVIVTKEAISDIDDLSIRTWVNGVIKQDGNTSELIFKPPQLVAYISQFMTLLPGDIILTGTPAGVGFTRKPPEFLQRGDVLETEIEDVGRLKNNVV, from the exons ATGAG GTTCATTCAATTCACAAGCAAGAATGGGGGCCCTCAACAGCTCGGGGTTCAGCTAAAACAGGGAGGCGACATCGTCATCTTGTCGACGGCCGATTCACAGATCCCGAATATGATGACAAAGTTTCTCGAGGGTGGTGAAGACCTTTTCAAAAAGGCTAAAAA AATAGTCGCCGAGAAACGGAACATTATAGCTGAGGACGACGTCAACTTTCTGGCGCCAATTACATGTATGGACAAAGTCTTCTGCATCGGTCTCAACTATGCTGAATATTGCCTGCAGCAAGGTAAATCGGTTCCGGAGAGTCCGATAGTCTTTAGCAAATTTCCCAGCACTACCATCGGACCATATGATAATATCCAGATACCACAGATCTCGGAC aaagtcGACTGGGAGGCTGAGCTGACGATAGTGATCggcaaaaaatgcaaaaaccTCAGCAATAACGCCGAGGATTGTATATTCGGTTATACAGCGGCCCAGGATATATCGGCACGCGATTGGCAAAGGCGTAATGGCGGTCAATTTCTGCTCGGCAAAGCGATGGACACATTCTGTCCGCTTGGCCCGGTAATTGTCACTAAAGAAGCGATAAGCGATATCGATGATCTGTCCATTAGGACCTGGGTGAATGGGGTAATAAAGCAAGATGGCAATACCAGCGAACTTATCTTCAAACCCCCCCAATTAGTCGCTTACATTTCGCA atttatgaCACTGCTACCAGGCGACATTATTCTTACCGGTACACCTGCTGGTGTGGGATTCACGCGCAAACCACCAGAATTTCTACAA CGTGGCGATGTATTGGAAACTGAGATCGAGGATGTGGGACGTCTGAAAAACAATGTCGTCTGA
- the LOC126850643 gene encoding fumarylacetoacetate hydrolase domain-containing protein 2-like isoform X4 has product MMTKFLEGGEDLFKKAKKIVAEKRNIIAEDDVNFLAPITCMDKVFCIGLNYAEYCLQQGKSVPESPIVFSKFPSTTIGPYDNIQIPQISDKVDWEAELTIVIGKKCKNLSNNAEDCIFGYTAAQDISARDWQRRNGGQFLLGKAMDTFCPLGPVIVTKEAISDIDDLSIRTWVNGVIKQDGNTSELIFKPPQLVAYISQFMTLLPGDIILTGTPAGVGFTRKPPEFLQRGDVLETEIEDVGRLKNNVV; this is encoded by the exons ATGATGACAAAGTTTCTCGAGGGTGGTGAAGACCTTTTCAAAAAGGCTAAAAA AATAGTCGCCGAGAAACGGAACATTATAGCTGAGGACGACGTCAACTTTCTGGCGCCAATTACATGTATGGACAAAGTCTTCTGCATCGGTCTCAACTATGCTGAATATTGCCTGCAGCAAGGTAAATCGGTTCCGGAGAGTCCGATAGTCTTTAGCAAATTTCCCAGCACTACCATCGGACCATATGATAATATCCAGATACCACAGATCTCGGAC aaagtcGACTGGGAGGCTGAGCTGACGATAGTGATCggcaaaaaatgcaaaaaccTCAGCAATAACGCCGAGGATTGTATATTCGGTTATACAGCGGCCCAGGATATATCGGCACGCGATTGGCAAAGGCGTAATGGCGGTCAATTTCTGCTCGGCAAAGCGATGGACACATTCTGTCCGCTTGGCCCGGTAATTGTCACTAAAGAAGCGATAAGCGATATCGATGATCTGTCCATTAGGACCTGGGTGAATGGGGTAATAAAGCAAGATGGCAATACCAGCGAACTTATCTTCAAACCCCCCCAATTAGTCGCTTACATTTCGCA atttatgaCACTGCTACCAGGCGACATTATTCTTACCGGTACACCTGCTGGTGTGGGATTCACGCGCAAACCACCAGAATTTCTACAA CGTGGCGATGTATTGGAAACTGAGATCGAGGATGTGGGACGTCTGAAAAACAATGTCGTCTGA
- the LOC126850649 gene encoding 39S ribosomal protein L35, mitochondrial — protein MLRIVSAALRGIAARTTSTNVTSFIASRCNLVFDYPQYRNFGALSTAVQKWAAIGPVQHKTLLNHAENRLTLPLEPINVPVRTLIKYSLQKGKRKTVKTVLKRFYRLHWGIWIRTKAGHKKHLWKKSWARKKRLQQHVFCNATQSNMLDKMVSKYWKRRHYYVDDPYEPYHKREEFSITRRTPLP, from the exons ATGCTGCGTATCGTGAGCGCGGCGCTGCGAG GAATTGCAGCAAGAACAACAAGTACTAATGTGACAAGCTTTATTGCTTCAAGATGTAATCTCGTTTTCGATTACCCACAGTACAGAAACTTTGGAGCATTGTCAACTGCTGTCCAAAAGTGGGCTGCTATTGGTCCAGTACAACATAAAACATTgctaaa TCATGCAGAAAATCGTTTAACGTTGCCTTTGGAACCTATTAATGTACCGGTGAGAACATTAATCAAGTATTCTCTACAAAAAGGAAAGCGAAAAACTGTAAAAACTGTCTTAAAACGCTTTTATAGACTACATTG GGGTATCTGGATTAGAACAAAAGCTGGTCATAAGAAACATTTGTGGAAGAAATCATGGGCCAGAAAGAAGAGATTGCAACAACATGTATTCTGTAATGCCACGCAGAGCAACATGCTAGATAAGATGGTGAGCAAGTACTGGAAAAGACGACATTATTATGTTGATGATCCATATGAACCATACCATAAGCGAGAAGAATTTAGTATAACTCGAAGAACACCACTACCTTAA